ATTTTCTGACGGCAAAGATGTTACCCTCACTCCCGGCGATATTGTTCTTATTCCCCGTGGCCGTAAGCATATCCTTTCAGACAGAGCTGGAAGAAATGCCCCGCCTCTAGAGCAGGTTCTTGAAAACGTTGGCTATAAAAACGAAGGTGTTTTAGTTGTAGGAAACAAAGATGAATTCGCCTCGACCCAAATGGTATGTGGCCATTTCACCTTCCGGGAAAAAGCAGACCACCCCATTATCAAAGCCCTGCCTGACTATCTGGTAACAACAATGGTAGAACGGCTCAAAGAACCTTGGCTTGATGAAATGCTCAGGCTTGTCGCACAGCGCATGTTCTCAAACCAACTAGGTGCCGAAGCATCTGTTACCCGATTATCAGAAATCGTATTTATTGAACTTCTCCGATCAGCCATTAATAAACAGGGTGATCTGCAGAACATTCTAATCGCACTCAATGACAAACACATTGGCCGCGCCCTACAGCTTATCCACACGACACCAGAAGCCGCATGGAGCGTGGAAAAGCTTGCGCAAGAAGCTGGCATGTCTCGCAGTCGTTTCTCTGAACGGTTCAGTGAGATGGTTGGAACAGGCCCGATGGGCTATCTTAGTGACTGGCGTTTACAGAAGGCACTTGCCATGCTGGAAAGCAGCCGCACTAGCGTGCAGGCCATTGCAGAAAAAACCGGATATCAATCACCGGCAGCCTTTACTCGTGCCTTTAGCGGGCGCTTTGGGGTATCTCCTACAGAATACCGAAAACATGCATAAATATGCAAATCGTCCCATTGATTTTGCATTAAATCCGGAATAACTGCATATATATTGATCAATCATCTACATTTTCCTATTTCCGAAATCAGACATGGCAACACATATTTCGGAAAGGAAAAACAATGTCTAAATTCGTGAAGATTGGTTCTATTCTTATCGCTGCTTCTATTGCTGCAACGCCTGCGGTTCTAGCTGATGATGAGCACAACACTGTTCCCGGCCTAACAGCAGCAGGCGCACCACTTGGCGCACACGGTGTTGATACAGTAGCCTTCATTGGCCTTGGTAACCGTATTGACGGCGTGGCTAAATACACATCTGTTCATGATGGCGTGGCATATTACTTCGCTTCTGAAGACAATAAGAAAACATTTGAAGCAAACCCTGATCGCTTTGTACCGCAAAATGGTGGTTTCTGCACATTTGGTGTTTCTGTTGGTAAGAAATTTGACGGCAACCCACGTTACGCAGCTGTTCGCGACGGTAAACTATACCTATTCCTGAGCGACGATATCCTACAAGCTTTCCTACAAGACGAAAAAG
This DNA window, taken from Kordiimonas sp. SCSIO 12603, encodes the following:
- a CDS encoding AraC family transcriptional regulator, with translation MDVLDDILNTLDLRGALYFRTDFSGPWAVTVPDYEQAARFHLVIQGSCNITFSDGKDVTLTPGDIVLIPRGRKHILSDRAGRNAPPLEQVLENVGYKNEGVLVVGNKDEFASTQMVCGHFTFREKADHPIIKALPDYLVTTMVERLKEPWLDEMLRLVAQRMFSNQLGAEASVTRLSEIVFIELLRSAINKQGDLQNILIALNDKHIGRALQLIHTTPEAAWSVEKLAQEAGMSRSRFSERFSEMVGTGPMGYLSDWRLQKALAMLESSRTSVQAIAEKTGYQSPAAFTRAFSGRFGVSPTEYRKHA
- a CDS encoding YHS domain-containing (seleno)protein; the protein is MSKFVKIGSILIAASIAATPAVLADDEHNTVPGLTAAGAPLGAHGVDTVAFIGLGNRIDGVAKYTSVHDGVAYYFASEDNKKTFEANPDRFVPQNGGFCTFGVSVGKKFDGNPRYAAVRDGKLYLFLSDDILQAFLQDEKGTLRKAKANWKKIKHTAATDL